One Setaria viridis chromosome 3, Setaria_viridis_v4.0, whole genome shotgun sequence DNA window includes the following coding sequences:
- the LOC117850573 gene encoding uncharacterized protein has translation MSTRLNSARKSQPPRSSDRRDAAIQELRRGTQLADLLRKQVKLIPEPNRRDAAVANVGEISMAMESSLNILQYEIEHPSSPEVGTVDMAAHAGYSSDGGTGERNRAVPRTRRVRHRRGRHGVELPMKEILTEAPENDRFHWRKYGEKTILNAEYPRLYYKCGYSDDHKCPAKKYVQQQSNSGHPRFMVTLINEHTCEALFPDEPTSSSSSASQVLDFTKASLSPPLMAAAASGSLKKEEEDSMSVCMHSYSYDEYLSSSFPTMSPDGDQVQFSPGPGW, from the exons ATGTCAACGCGGCTCAACTCCGCGAGGAAGTCGcagccgccgcgctcctccgaCAGGAGGGACGCTGCGATCCAGGAGCTCAGGAGGGGCACCCAGCTGGCAGATCTGCTCAGGAAGCAGGTGAAGCTCATCCCGGAGCCAAACCGCCGTGACGCTGCAGTGGCCAACGTGGGCGAGATATCCATGGCCATGGAGTCGTCGCTCAACATCCTCCAGTATGAGATAGAGCATCCCTCCTCCCCCGAGGTCGGCACGGTGGACATGGCTGCGCACGCTGGCTACTCCTCCGATGGAGGCACCGGGGAAAGAAATCGTGCCGTTCCCCGTACCAGAAGGGTGAGGCACCGGCGAGGCAGGCATGGAGTTGAGCTCCCAAT GAAGGAGATACTGACTGAGGCACCAGAAAACGATCGTTTCCACTGGAGGAAATATGGTGAGAAGACCATCCTCAATGCTGAATATCCAAG GTTATACTACAAATGTGGTTACAGCGATGACCACAAGTGTCCAGCAAAGAAATACGTGCAGCAGCAAAGCAACAGCGGCCATCCACGTTTCATGGTCACCCTGATCAACGAGCATACGTGCGAAGCTTTGTTCCCGGATGAGCCCACCTCAAGCAGCAGTAGTGCTTCGCAGGTTCTCGACTTCACAAAGGCATCGCTTTCTCCTCCATTGatggccgccgctgcctcaGGGTCgttgaagaaagaggaagaagacagcATGTCTGTGTGTATGCACAGCTACTCGTATGATGAATACTTGTCTTCTTCGTTCCCAACGATGTCGCCAGATGGAGATCAGGTCCAATTTTCTCCGGGGCCCGGGTGGTAG
- the LOC117850406 gene encoding transcription factor WRKY45-1, with protein MAMASAPAPVCAALKLVARGRESAAVLQTLLLGQQAPADGSASAAPHGLQELTNQILRCCDRALAALRHSGTEEEDADAAGGIRKRKPERGNGAPAASPARASKRMRMRGGEMGTRVEKRATMEDGFIWRKYGQKEIHGSKYPRFYFRCTYKEDHGCTARRQVQRWEADPSLFLITYFGDHTCCRDDDEPPAPFVINFSSSSSDGKPSGSPWPSCDGDGLVVSKTPDLCNSPEESEFVDQSTSVPELTRMSSMEWDSLLDGCLDWMLWDGESSFDIIGDEFIGHDIDYLDVLS; from the exons ATGGCGATGGCCAGTGCTCCTGCTCCAGTTTGTGCGGCCTTGAAGCTTGTTGCCCGGGGTAGGGAGTCCGCTGCTGTTCTGCAGACCCTGCTCCTCGGCCAGCAAGCGCCGGCGGATGGTAGCGCAAGCGCAGCGCCTCACGGCCTCCAGGAACTCACCAACCAGATCCTCCGCTGCTGCGACCGCGCGCTCGCTGCGCTGCGCCACAGTggcacggaggaggaggacgctgaTGCCGCCGGCGGTATCAGGAAGCGCAAGCCGGAGCGCGGTAACGGCGCCCCGGCTGCTTCTCCAGCGAGGGCATCCAAAAGGATGAG AATGAGAGGAGGAGAGATGGGAACACGAGTTGAGAAGAGAGCAACCATGGAGGACGGTTTCATCTGGAGGAAGTACGGCCAGAAGGAGATCCACGGCAGCAAGTACCCGAG GTTCTACTTCCGCTGCACATACAAGGAAGACCACGGCTGTACGGCCAGGCGGCAGGTGCAGCGGTGGGAGGCCGACCCCTCCCTCTTCCTCATCACCTACTTCGGTGATCACACCTGCTGCCgtgacgacgacgagccgccggcgccgttcgTCATTAACTTCAGTTCAAGCTCTAGCGACGGGAAGCCTAGCGGTTCTCCGTGGCCTTCCTGTGACGGCGACGGCCTGGTGGTCAGTAAGACACCCGATTTGTGCAATTCGCCGGAGGAGTCTGAGTTCGTCGACCAGTCAACATCGGTGCCGGAGCTGACGCGTATGAGCTCGATGGAGTGGGATTCTCTTCTCGACGGGTGCTTGGATTGGATGCTTTGGGATGGCGAGAGCTCGTTTGACATTATTGGTGATGAATTTATTGGACACGACATCGATTACCTTGATGTGCTTTCATAG